The genomic DNA CCTAGCCATCCTCTCTAAGGCCCGCGCGGTGATGGGGCTAGGCTTACTGCTTCTAATAGCTATAACCTCCAACTTCCCCGACTTTAAATCTCTAAGGAAGAGGTTGAGGGTATCCACCTCCATATCTGCTGAGAGGAACTCCCTTACGGATTCATCCTCTATAACCGTGCCTTCGAAGGCTTCAGCCAGCTTCTTAGCGCTTATATTTACTACGTCGACGCCCTTCGCTAAAGCCCCAAACCTCCTCGCTACGTGTATAACCCTCCTCTTAAATAGGTTAAAACGCCATATAGCCCTCTTAACCCTACCTTCAACCTCCTCCTCGCCTAGTTTTATTAGGAGGTCCCTAATATCTTCAGGCTTTAACTTACCTCCCGTCTGAAGCACGATCCGGTAGGGGTCCTGCTGAACCATCACCGTATAACCTAAAACCTCAGCTACGGCATCCCCTAAAACCCTAGCTAGCGTTCTATTGCCTAACGTACCTAGATGTACGTGGATAACAGCTAAATCCCCCCATAACTCCACTAGGATACGCCTATCGGTAGGAACGGGAAAACCGCTTTCCACCTGATCTTTTAACTCCCCAATAGCCCGAATGATGGTTTCCTCGTCAGCGCTATAATTCTTCTTCAAGAGCTTAGCTACATCCTCTAAGCTACTACCGGATTTAAGCTTATCCTCCACAATCCTCCTAATACCGCCGACCTCCTGCGCAACGGAGAAAGGTACCGGGATTTCTTCACCCACCCAGCTAGGGATAGCGCCAGTCGGATCGTTTACCGGGGTTACATAGATCTCGCTACCGAGGATGCTTCGAATCCTCCATAAGCTTCCCCTAAAGGTGAATTTAACGCCCGGCTCCCCGAACTCAGCTACGAAGGGCTCATCAAGCGTACCCACCGGGGTGTTCGTAGCTTCGTCTACAACCAAGTAGCTTTTCTCGTCAGGTATCATACTTAATTCCTCGAAGAAGTATTCGTAGGCTGGCCTCGTGTTTCGAGGCGCCAGTATAGTTCCATCGCTTTCATCGAACCAGGCTAACCTAGGGTATCTTGAATGCATGTAGCTCAATACCTTCCTAACGTCTTCCCCAGTTAAGTTACGATACGGGTAAGCCTTCAAGAATAGGTTTAACAGCTCGTTAAGCTTCCACTTCTTCTTATTCATTAACGCGCCCACTATTTGATGGTTTAAGGCGTCCAACGGCTTCTCAGGTATTTTAACAGGCTCCAACTCCTCGTTAACGGCTTTACGGCATATGACCATGGCCTCCAACGTATCATCCGGGTCGGCGGTAATTATAACTCCCTTAGCGGTACGCCCCACCCCATGCCCCGACCTTCCAATCCTTTGTACTAACCGTGTTACCTGCCTAGGGGAATTATACTGAATGACTAAGTCAATCCTACCGACGTCTATCCCCAGCTCGAGCGACGACGTACATATTAAGCCCTTAAGCGATCCGGATTTAAGCCCCCGTTCAGCCTCGATCCGCGACGGCTTTGAAAGTGAGCCATGATGTACGCTTACGGGAAAGTTAAGATCCCATACGTGGAAGCGCGATGATAGGACCTCGGCTATTGCCCTCGTATTCACGAATAGAAGGGTTGACCTATGCTTTTCGACTAAGCTACGAATAAGCCTAAGCCTCGAAGCTACCTCCGGATGCGTATATAACCGAGCCGCTAACTCATAATCCTCCGGCGAAACATCAGGGTATACAACCTTAAGCTTCATCATCCTAGCCGTTGAAACCTTAACAACCTCAACAGGCCTATCCACGCCCACTAAGTACTTAGCTACAACCTCAGGGGTGCCGACGGTAGCTGAAAGCCCAACCACCTGGAAGTCGTGATTAGCAATCCACCGTAAACGTTCAAGCCCTAGGGAAAGCTGTGAACCACGCTTATCCTCAGCCAGCTCATGAACCTCGTCTATAACCACCCATCTAACCTGACGTAGGTGCCTACGCATTATAAATCCAGACATAACGGCTTGAAGCGTTTCAGGAGTCGTTATTAGCATCTCGGGTGGAAACCTAGCCTGCTTCGTACGCTCCGATACTTCAGTATCACCGTGGCGAACAGCAACCTTAACTCCAAGCTCCCCGCCCCACCAGTTTAAACGGTCAAGCATATCCCTGTTTAAGGCGCGGAGGGGGGTTATGTAGAGTATTTTTATACCGGGCGGCCTCTCAGGAATACTTACAAGCTGGCTTAAAATAGGAAGTATAGCGGCCTCGGTTTTACCGGTAGCAGTAGGCGCTACTAGGAGGAGGTTTACACCCTTAAGTATTAAGGGTATAGCTTTAAGCTGTGGCTCCGTAAACTGGAAGCCCTCACCCCAACGCTTCACTATGGCGCGTTGAACGGGTTTAGCCAACATTTCAAATACTTGAAGAGTAGCTTCTCTGCCTCTTCGCAAGGTTAAACCTTCATATTTTTACGCGGTTAACCGATTTAAAGCTTCGCGTAACGCATTTAAACGTTGAAACGGTGATATAGATATGCTTGAAGCCTTAACGTTAAACCGCCCTTAACCCCCTCCAGGTCGAAGGCGGCTATAGCTACCCCGGTTTCAAGTGAAGCTAGGTTATAGGCGTCCACCACGTTATTCACCTGGGGGAAGGGTTTACCGGTTAAAACCCTTCTAACTTCCCTCTTAGTCTTCGAGGAGTCTGAGTAGGCAGTATAGATACGTATTTTAGCCTCTTTAACCGTTAATAGCCCTTCCTTTAAGCTTTAATTAAGAGATTAAGGCGTAAAGTGGAACCCCACTATAAACTTTTTGACCCTTAAAAAATATTAAAACGTGTTTCGTGAGGGGCTTTCGGGCCCGGAAGTAAGCCTTGATACTCCTTTCAAGCTCTTTAAACCTTTCATCGTACTTTGCCTTTAACATTTCAAGCGCCTTCCACGCCTCAGCTCTAAGCCGAACCCTTTCTTCCTCGTATCGTGTACGCGTGATCTCCTTTTGCTTACGTTTTTCGGTTAGCGCTCGCCATAGCTCGTGGAGGCTCTTTACGATAAGCTTGCTTTCTTTCAGCATTTCCTCGTGAACAGCTTCAATCTCACTGTATACTGCTTCAATAGTGCTCCAGTACACCGGTTCGCTCGGCTCTCTTAAGGCATGTTTAATTAAGCGTGCCGTAATCCGTTTGTGTGGAAGAACCAACTCAACGTTCTCTAGGAGGCGCTTTATGTCGGTTTTAGCGTAGACTGTGATACGGTGGTAATCGTTATTGTAGGGGTAGTGTTTTATGGTTCCTTTAGGCGTTGTGTACAGGTGTACCCTATACCCGCGCTGTTTAAGGGCATCGTACAACGGCTCAACGACGTATACCTTCTCGTTGGGCACCGTAACCTTGAACTCCGTGGTCCTTCCTCCACGGTTCCATGCAGACACCGAGCCCTCGGCCTCGGTGGCTATACTGAACGCGTTGTAAAACTTCACGTCGCTATCTATGGGTGTTGGAATGTGTCTCTCAAGAAGCCAAGAGTAGCTCCTGAGCGGTAGTAGAATCCATAGTTCCCATACATACCCTTCTTTATTCCTCCGCGGTGCTACGCCCACGTACCCGTACTTGCCGAAGGCCTCCTTGAAGAGGATCACCAAGTACGGGTCGGGCGTGCAAAGCGTTACTTGCACCTGTCTCCACTGTTGACTTACGCTTCCGTCAGTGTGCGCCAGAAACCACATCCTAAGCTTCTCCACGCCGTCGCCGTCGAAGTCACGTTTATGATACTTGTACCTCCCCGTATTCGCTAGCTGTAGCGCCGTTACTTTGTCACGCACTCCAACATTCAGCTTATACTTCATCCACTCTCGTAGTGTAGTCAACGGTACGTTAAGGTACTTTGATAGCTTTTTCACCGAAACGCCTTTATGCCAGTGTAATTCCTCGATCAACACTTTGAACCGTTGGTTGACGTAGAGCACCTCATCCATCACTATCTTCCTTGTCTCCTCCGAGATCATTGTTAATAACTCACTTGGTATCACTATTTTCCTAGGTTTGCCGAAGTCCACCGTTAACGTTAACCCCGCTTGGAGGGGTCGTGCGACCCTTTCCCCCGTCACGGTAACTCACCAATCCTTACCATTTTTTCCTCGTACTCGCTCCACGTTAGTAGCGGCTTGTCGTAATGGTACTTGTGCCTGCACCCCTCACATACTATGCCCCACACGTACCCGTCCAGTACTAGCAGCATGACCATCGGCGTGTCCATTGGGTCGCCGCAAACGTCGCATAGAACCACGCCGTCCGGTATAGGTATGACGTACTCGACGTTACCTTTTTGTCCGCGAACTTTATGTTGCGGTTCCTAGCGAACCTGTACCTGCTCGCCACGACAACGAAGTCCACGCGTTTCGCCTCGCCCACCCTTCATCGCCCACCTTCTTGATAAGCCTAACCGCTCTACGTCTTTCCAGAGGGCCTCTATCAGCTCTAGCGTTAAGCCTAGGCTTTATGACGGGTTTTACATCCTAAGGAGCCTGTAGGCTTTAGGGTTATCGTAGGCTCCATCCATAACGGCTTCGGAAACCCTCCTAAGCTTAGAGACATCCTTGATTAATGCCGGTAGCGCCTCTGAATCGTGAACGTTATCAGTTGTTACCTCCATAGCTAAAACCTCCTTAGTCTTAACCTGCGAAGTGGATTTTGATGTAGCGCCTCTTCTTGCTGTGTACGCGCGTAACCAATCCACCGGACTTATGGACGCTAATACCGCTCGGGTCAACGGCTATAGTGACTGGTTCGCTGGAAACCCTCAGCGATAAAGATGGGTTAAGCGTTAATATACGCCTCCTAATCCAAGAGTAGTCTGCTGATGGAAGCCTAGGGGTAAGCCTATACGTAAACCGCTACACCCTTAAAGGTTTTTTTACAGTTTAGGGTTGGAGGTGGTAGGAAATGGATTTAGAGAACCTGTCGGCTGAGGAAATGGCGGCTATAGATGAGAACGCGGACTACCTAGGAGTACCTAGAGCCCTACTAATGGAGAACGCGGGGAGAAGCGTCGCCGATTGCGTTAAAAGTAGGCTTAACGTTACTAATAAGCGGATCGTGGTTTTCGCCGGGCTAGGGAACAAGGGCGGGGATGGTTTTGTAGCGGCGAGGCATCTAGCTGTAGCTGGAGCCAAAGTTACGGTTCTACTATTAGGCGAAGAGGGAAGGATAGCCACTAGCGAGGCCAGGTTGAACTGGAACGCCCTAAAAAACATGGATCACACCGTTAAACTGATAACCGTAAAGGATTCCATCGCCCTAGAGAGTATCGCTTCGTCCTTGGAGGGCGTTGACGTAACGATTGACGCCCTCGTAGGAACCGGGCTTAGGGGCCCCCTACGAGGGCTAGCTTTAAGCGCCGTGAAGCTTATGAACGGTTTAAAGGGCTTAAAGGTAGCAATAGATATACCCACAGGCCTTGACGCGGCTGATGGAAGGGTTCACGGTGAAGCCTTTAAAGCCGATTTAACGGTTACCATGCATAAGCCGAAGAAGGGTCTACTCGAAAATCGAAGCTACGTCGGCGAACTTATCGTAGCTGACATAGGCATACCTAAAGAAGCCGAACTTTACGCTGGACCAGGCGATATTAGGCTTATCGTAAAGCCCAGGAAGCCTCAAACACATAAATACGATTACGGTTGCGTACTGGTTATAGGTGGAAGCAAGTTTTACTCGGGTGCTCCAGCTTTAGCGGCTTTAGCGGCACTTAAAGCTGGAGTAGGGTTAACGGTGGTAGCTACACCCGAAGTAGTCGCTAACGTAGTTAGAAGCTATTCACCAAACCTCATAGTCCGACCTTTAAAAGGCGACCTCTTAACCCTTAAAAACGTATCCGAGGCGGTTCAAGCCATGGATAGAGCAGACTCAATAGTAGTAGGCCCCGGCCTAGGTATTGAAGAGGAAACCTTTGAAGCCTTTGAGGTAGTTGTTAAGGAGGCTTTAAAGCGTGAACTACCAATACTCATCGATGCTGACGGGTTAAAGGCGTTAGCCGTTAAAAAGTGTAAGTTATCGAGTAACTTATCGGTTATTACACCTCACTTCGCTGAGTTTAAACAGTTAACAGGGGTTGAGCCGCCGCAGGATAGGGGGCAACGAATGGAGGTAGCTATTAAAGCTGCAACCGACTTTAAAGCTACGCTCGTACTAAAGGGCCATGAAACCATTATCACCGACGGCGTAAGGGTAAAGGTAAATAAAACCGGGAACCCTGGTATGGCGGTTGGTGGGACGGGCGACGTACTATCCGGGTTAATAGCGGCGTTTCTAGCTCAAGGCGTCGAACCGTTTAAAGCTAGTGTTGCCGGGGCGTTTATTAACGGTTTAGCCGGAGATTTAGCGGCTAAGGAGAAGGGTTATCAGCTTTTAGCTACAGATCTACTTGAAAAAATACCCATAATACTAAGGAGGTTCCAACCGTGGGTAGAAGAATACGTTGAGAGGGTTAAAAGGCTAAAGCTAGACGTCTAGCCTTGCCCTACTTCCTTCATATGGCTTTGAACGCCTAAAAGTTCGAAGTAGTATCGTACGCCTTCCTTTACGGCGCTCGCCAGTATAGGTCCTTGAGGGGATGGCGTTTCCTCAACCCTTCTCGGTACCTTTAACGTCTCAGGGTTAAAGCCTTCTTGAATCTTATAGGCCTGTTTAACCTTCAATATTTCAAAGCCTAGGTTTTTCAGTTGCTCCATTGAAAGTTGGAAGCCAGCCGTACCAAGCGCCTTAACGACGACCTCTGGTTTATAGAGGCCCCGGGCGAAGAAGCATACTACTAGGCTGGAGAGTATTTGACGCCACGCCTCCTCGTTAAGGAGTAATTCCGCTATTTGCCGTGGAGTTAGCTTTTCACCTTTCTTAAAAGCGGCTTCATCGATCGAATAGCCAGCTCCATCAAGATGGCTATGACGAGCCCCTGTTAAATAGCCTATGTAGGCGGCCGGACCGGTATGGTAGCCTGGCATCTCGTTACCGGCAAACGTCAACGCGTAGTCAAAACCACCATACTTAGCGGCAGCCTCTTCAACTCCGTTAGCCAACGTATCGTAGAACCCGTTAGCCCTTTCAACTAGTAGCTTTACGGCCTCCACGTACGCCTTCCAATCCCCCCATCGTAACCTTACCCCGAGGAGGTCATGCTCAGTTATTAAGCCACGCTCAAAGGCTTCAGTAGCCCAAGCTAAGCTAACACCAGTACTTATAGCGTCGAGGCCGACTGTATCAACTTCGTCTATCAGCTTTAGCAACCCGTGAGCGTTAGATACGCCAAGCATGGATCCTAAAGCGTATATAAGCTCATAGTCATAGCCGACGTACACTGTTTTATAGAAGTAGGCTATGTCTAGGTAGGGCTCCCTTAAAGCAGCTAGATGTATACAGGCCACCGGGCAATGGGCACAGGCAACCCTCCTACTAAGGTATTTCTCAGCTAGATTCTCACCGGATACCTCCTGTGCGCCTTCAAAGTAGGAATTCTTAAGGTTCCGAGTAGGTAACGCCTTTAACTCGTTTAAAGGTAGAACGTTAGCCGCCGTACCTAGATCGTGATACTTCTTCATAACGGCCGACTCAACAGCCCCCCTATATATCTCCTCGTACAACTTTCGATACTCATTAGGATCCGTAACGGGTATAGAGCGATTACCGCGAACCACTATAGCTTTAAGCTTCTTACTACCAAACACGGCGCCGAGGCCTAAACGCCCAAAATGACGATAGGTCTCCGTAATGACGGATGCGAAAGCTATAAGCTTTTCACCAGCCCTCCCAATCCTCATAATGGTTCTAACGCCAGCGCCAAGCTCAAGCTCCCTAATCACCCTGCCAACCGTAAAGCTGCTACGTACACCCCAAATCCCAGAGGCATCCTTAAACTCTACCCCCCTCATACTTATTGAAAGGTAAACAGGGGTTCTACTAACTCCCTTAATTACTATGGCTCCGTAGCCAGCCGACTTAATAGCAATAGCGCTTCTACCACCAGCATGACTCTCACCCAGATTTCCGGTTAACGGAGACTTAAACAAGGCTACGGTCTTAGAAGCTAGAGGGAAGAGACCCGTTAACGGTCCTACGGCGAGCACGATAACGTTATCAGGCCCTAAGGGATCAGCCCCCTTAGGGCAAGCTTCTTTAAGTAACTGTATAGCGACTCCAACTCCACCGAGGTATTTCTCAAAGAGATCCTCCCGCTCCTCGATTTGGAAACGCCTTGAAGTTAGATCCACCGTTAAAACCCGGGATAGGTACCTATCAGCAGCCATAGCTTCAACTCCGAAACCTTTAACGATGCATAGTTAACTACGCGTCGTTACTTCCTCTAAAGCTATGACCTTAAAGGGGCAAAACTGGGAGCAGTAGCCACAGTGAAAACAGATCATAGGCTTATTCATGGCTTGATCCCACATTACCGCTCCAAATGGACAAGCCTCTTCACAACGGTGGCACCCTATACAGGTTGAAGGATCTACTATTACGCCGCCGCCAGGCCTTTGACTTATAGCGTCCACCGGGCATACTTTTAAGCAAGGAGGGGTTAAGCATGCCCGGCAAACCACTACAACAAAGCCCCGCTCTATACCACCAGCTGATCGGACTAGTATACGGGATTGACCCATACCTCCAACTCCGGACCTTCTTGAGCAGGCAAACATGCATAGCTGGCAACCCGTGCAACGCTCAACGTCGATGATGGATAGCCTCTTAACTACGCTTATCACCCTTCACCTCTTAACGATTACCTTAAGCTCCTTCCAATCTTCGCTAACGCCATGTAGTGAAAGCGCGGCACCCACGATTATGTTCGCCAATATCCTCTGAACGAAGTCGTTTAAACCTATCCTAACGCCATCAACCAGTAACTCGACATTCAAGGCTTACACCCTTCTAGGGTTTAGTGTTATAAGCTTTTTAAGCATATATCGGTTTACGGTGGGGCTTCGTAAACGCGTTAAGTGGATGTGTTGTAGCGCGTTATGTAACGTATTTCTAGCTTTCACCTTAAATTTTTCATCAAACTAGTTTAAGCGTTCAATACGTTAACAGGTCATGGAAAGGCTTAAGGGCTCGGGTAAACGGAGGCATGCCGAGAAGGAAAAGCCTACTTATCTTTAAAGTTTCAACCTTGGGAGGAGGTTAAAGGTGGTTATGGAAAACCGCCGTGAAGTACCGATAACTTTTTACGCTGTTAAGCGTTAAACATTTACGCCGATGAAGAAAGTCATGCATACGGATTAAATGAAGTTAAACCTGGGGTAGCTGAGGGCTTAAAGTATTCCCATCCGCCTCCTGATGGAGACGTAGGTTATATTTAAAGGGAGGTTTACCCCTAACTAAAAGGGTATAAGCCTATGTCGATTTGGGAGGAGTTTCCGTTTAGAAGGCGGAGGCGGCCGTTCTCGTTCTTCGGCGGTTTCTTCGAGGAGATAGATGAAATGATGCGGGAAATGGAAGAAATGTTTCAACGGGAGTTTAGCGACATAAGCCGGAGAATACCGCGGGATTTAATTCGTGAACGGAAACTACCTGACGGATCCACGGTTAAGGAGTGGGGCCCCTTCGTATATGGGTATTCAATAACCATAGGCCCTGATGGAAGGCCGCAGATAAGGGAGTTCGGCAATGTAAAACCGGGGTTAAGGCCGGGGAGGTACGACTTTAGGGAGGAGCGTGAGCCTCTAGTCGATATCTTTGAGACCGACGGCGAGGTTAAGGTTGTAGCGGAACTACCCGGGGTTGATAAGAACGATATAAAGCTACATGCAACCGAGGATACTCTAACGATCTCGGTTGATACACCAGAGCGTAAATACCATAAAGAGTTGGATTTACCGGCTAAAATTAACCCTGAAGGTGCTAAAACCTCCTATAAGAATGGAGTGCTAGAAGTAACCCTACCCAAGATAAGTAAGGAAAAACCTAAAGGTAAACCGATAAAGATAGAGTAACCTCTAACGAGTGCTTCAAGGTCTTCCCGCCTAAGGATTATTGGTGCTTAACTGTGAGGTACGGCCTCATCCTAGCTAACGATATATCTCAGCCCGATAAGTCGTTGGAGCTTACGCGTGAAGTAATCCCCTACGTTGACGGCGTAAAGCTTGGATTAGCGCTCATAGTGAGAGGCGGCGTCTCCATAATAAAGGAGACGAAAAGGGAGGCGGAGGGTAAGGCCGTTATAGTAGATCTTAAAGTTGGGGATATAGGTTTTTGGGATAAAAAGGAGGGGCGGTGGAGCGGTACCAACTCGAAGATCGTGGAAGCCATAGCGGCGGTAGGGGCCGATTACGTAACGTGTCATTGTATAGTTGGCGTTTCAAGTATTATGGAGTGTATTGACGTAGCTCACT from Candidatus Nezhaarchaeales archaeon includes the following:
- a CDS encoding DEAD/DEAH box helicase, whose amino-acid sequence is MRRGREATLQVFEMLAKPVQRAIVKRWGEGFQFTEPQLKAIPLILKGVNLLLVAPTATGKTEAAILPILSQLVSIPERPPGIKILYITPLRALNRDMLDRLNWWGGELGVKVAVRHGDTEVSERTKQARFPPEMLITTPETLQAVMSGFIMRRHLRQVRWVVIDEVHELAEDKRGSQLSLGLERLRWIANHDFQVVGLSATVGTPEVVAKYLVGVDRPVEVVKVSTARMMKLKVVYPDVSPEDYELAARLYTHPEVASRLRLIRSLVEKHRSTLLFVNTRAIAEVLSSRFHVWDLNFPVSVHHGSLSKPSRIEAERGLKSGSLKGLICTSSLELGIDVGRIDLVIQYNSPRQVTRLVQRIGRSGHGVGRTAKGVIITADPDDTLEAMVICRKAVNEELEPVKIPEKPLDALNHQIVGALMNKKKWKLNELLNLFLKAYPYRNLTGEDVRKVLSYMHSRYPRLAWFDESDGTILAPRNTRPAYEYFFEELSMIPDEKSYLVVDEATNTPVGTLDEPFVAEFGEPGVKFTFRGSLWRIRSILGSEIYVTPVNDPTGAIPSWVGEEIPVPFSVAQEVGGIRRIVEDKLKSGSSLEDVAKLLKKNYSADEETIIRAIGELKDQVESGFPVPTDRRILVELWGDLAVIHVHLGTLGNRTLARVLGDAVAEVLGYTVMVQQDPYRIVLQTGGKLKPEDIRDLLIKLGEEEVEGRVKRAIWRFNLFKRRVIHVARRFGALAKGVDVVNISAKKLAEAFEGTVIEDESVREFLSADMEVDTLNLFLRDLKSGKLEVIAIRSSKPSPITARALERMARKTELIPPERLQRIIIESAKARLLNESRYLICTNCWDWYAPVRVKDLSDHPSCPRCSSRALAPLDVDESLILKLVKKRGEPSTTDERRIVEWALSVAPLVDKYGKVALIVLAGRRIDADDAKQILSKTSSLNDELVSLVVEAEKKALRRRLWP
- a CDS encoding phenylalanine--tRNA ligase beta subunit-related protein, giving the protein MRIYTAYSDSSKTKREVRRVLTGKPFPQVNNVVDAYNLASLETGVAIAAFDLEGVKGGLTLRLQAYLYHRFNV
- a CDS encoding NAD(P)H-hydrate dehydratase encodes the protein MDLENLSAEEMAAIDENADYLGVPRALLMENAGRSVADCVKSRLNVTNKRIVVFAGLGNKGGDGFVAARHLAVAGAKVTVLLLGEEGRIATSEARLNWNALKNMDHTVKLITVKDSIALESIASSLEGVDVTIDALVGTGLRGPLRGLALSAVKLMNGLKGLKVAIDIPTGLDAADGRVHGEAFKADLTVTMHKPKKGLLENRSYVGELIVADIGIPKEAELYAGPGDIRLIVKPRKPQTHKYDYGCVLVIGGSKFYSGAPALAALAALKAGVGLTVVATPEVVANVVRSYSPNLIVRPLKGDLLTLKNVSEAVQAMDRADSIVVGPGLGIEEETFEAFEVVVKEALKRELPILIDADGLKALAVKKCKLSSNLSVITPHFAEFKQLTGVEPPQDRGQRMEVAIKAATDFKATLVLKGHETIITDGVRVKVNKTGNPGMAVGGTGDVLSGLIAAFLAQGVEPFKASVAGAFINGLAGDLAAKEKGYQLLATDLLEKIPIILRRFQPWVEEYVERVKRLKLDV
- a CDS encoding aldehyde ferredoxin oxidoreductase family protein, which gives rise to MAADRYLSRVLTVDLTSRRFQIEEREDLFEKYLGGVGVAIQLLKEACPKGADPLGPDNVIVLAVGPLTGLFPLASKTVALFKSPLTGNLGESHAGGRSAIAIKSAGYGAIVIKGVSRTPVYLSISMRGVEFKDASGIWGVRSSFTVGRVIRELELGAGVRTIMRIGRAGEKLIAFASVITETYRHFGRLGLGAVFGSKKLKAIVVRGNRSIPVTDPNEYRKLYEEIYRGAVESAVMKKYHDLGTAANVLPLNELKALPTRNLKNSYFEGAQEVSGENLAEKYLSRRVACAHCPVACIHLAALREPYLDIAYFYKTVYVGYDYELIYALGSMLGVSNAHGLLKLIDEVDTVGLDAISTGVSLAWATEAFERGLITEHDLLGVRLRWGDWKAYVEAVKLLVERANGFYDTLANGVEEAAAKYGGFDYALTFAGNEMPGYHTGPAAYIGYLTGARHSHLDGAGYSIDEAAFKKGEKLTPRQIAELLLNEEAWRQILSSLVVCFFARGLYKPEVVVKALGTAGFQLSMEQLKNLGFEILKVKQAYKIQEGFNPETLKVPRRVEETPSPQGPILASAVKEGVRYYFELLGVQSHMKEVGQG
- a CDS encoding 4Fe-4S binding protein, translating into MISVVKRLSIIDVERCTGCQLCMFACSRRSGVGGMGQSRILVRSAGGIERGFVVVVCRACLTPPCLKVCPVDAISQRPGGGVIVDPSTCIGCHRCEEACPFGAVMWDQAMNKPMICFHCGYCSQFCPFKVIALEEVTTRS
- the hsp20 gene encoding archaeal heat shock protein Hsp20, which translates into the protein MSIWEEFPFRRRRRPFSFFGGFFEEIDEMMREMEEMFQREFSDISRRIPRDLIRERKLPDGSTVKEWGPFVYGYSITIGPDGRPQIREFGNVKPGLRPGRYDFREEREPLVDIFETDGEVKVVAELPGVDKNDIKLHATEDTLTISVDTPERKYHKELDLPAKINPEGAKTSYKNGVLEVTLPKISKEKPKGKPIKIE